Proteins encoded in a region of the Candidatus Marinarcus aquaticus genome:
- a CDS encoding molybdopterin-dependent oxidoreductase — MNLNSVACPLDCYDTCEAVYEDGKCKPNKKHPTTGSKLCVNFGHLLNETVLEQPFFNNESLELDRALSMLVEKLKSSEAQNVLYYKGSGNLGVMQSAPKAFFASYGATLTRGSLCDGGGGEGLEQGRGKVVNPPIENLLNADVIICWGRNFSVTSSHMYELVKDKTFITIDPIKTDMAKKSALHLQINPKTDDELALLLTRFAYMNDLEDEASFQEYASGADWFFDLAKSRPVVSYEATTGVTLKEVTTFMEMIQNKKVAIMVGLGVQKYYEGATIMRCIDSFAAYIGVHNKEAGGLWYLSDSMYGYEKQFLATPKKRVDIPSVNFADYEVVFIQGANPVISAPNTKRVIEGLKKSFVVYFGTTFNETCEYANLIIPSTMFLEKEDVRISYGHEYKAVSNKVREKTTQSITEYELAQYLCNAFNLPALKEEQSVLEYYRNTTPERSHILESFEFVEEADIVHLYEEKEEHEYYLITAKTKKCLNSQFKTDDNVYMNSSCGINEGAEVTISSSYGQASFILKHSDDVKENCVLIYAGAKNVNHLTSHKSDEASFSAMYQEVLVTVELS, encoded by the coding sequence TTGAATTTAAATAGTGTAGCATGCCCACTGGATTGTTATGATACCTGTGAGGCCGTATATGAAGATGGGAAGTGTAAACCCAATAAAAAACACCCTACAACGGGTTCAAAACTGTGTGTGAATTTTGGACACTTACTCAATGAAACTGTTTTAGAACAACCCTTTTTTAATAATGAATCCCTTGAGTTAGACAGGGCACTTTCAATGCTTGTAGAAAAATTGAAAAGCAGTGAAGCACAAAATGTTTTATACTATAAAGGAAGCGGAAACTTAGGTGTGATGCAAAGTGCACCCAAAGCTTTTTTTGCCTCTTACGGTGCAACCTTAACACGAGGAAGTTTGTGTGATGGTGGTGGCGGTGAAGGCTTAGAGCAAGGTCGTGGGAAAGTAGTGAATCCTCCTATTGAAAACCTTTTAAATGCAGATGTGATTATCTGTTGGGGAAGAAATTTTAGTGTGACTTCATCGCATATGTATGAGTTGGTTAAAGATAAAACCTTTATCACCATTGATCCCATTAAAACCGATATGGCCAAAAAATCAGCACTGCATTTGCAAATCAATCCAAAAACAGATGATGAATTGGCGCTTCTTTTAACACGATTTGCGTATATGAATGACTTAGAAGATGAAGCATCCTTTCAAGAGTATGCTTCAGGTGCAGATTGGTTTTTTGATCTAGCAAAAAGCAGACCGGTTGTATCTTATGAAGCAACAACGGGCGTGACCCTAAAAGAGGTCACCACTTTTATGGAGATGATTCAAAATAAAAAAGTGGCCATCATGGTGGGATTGGGTGTTCAAAAATATTATGAAGGTGCAACCATCATGCGGTGCATTGACTCTTTTGCAGCTTATATTGGGGTACACAATAAAGAAGCAGGTGGATTGTGGTATCTGTCTGATTCAATGTATGGATATGAAAAACAGTTTCTGGCAACTCCAAAAAAAAGAGTGGATATCCCAAGCGTGAATTTTGCAGATTATGAGGTGGTCTTTATACAAGGTGCCAATCCCGTAATCAGTGCTCCGAATACAAAACGTGTCATAGAGGGATTAAAAAAGAGTTTTGTTGTATATTTTGGAACCACCTTTAATGAGACGTGTGAATATGCCAATTTGATCATTCCTTCCACCATGTTTTTAGAAAAAGAGGATGTTCGTATCTCTTATGGACATGAATACAAAGCAGTTTCAAATAAAGTGCGTGAAAAAACGACACAAAGCATTACAGAGTATGAGTTGGCGCAATATCTGTGCAATGCGTTTAATCTCCCTGCACTTAAAGAGGAGCAGAGTGTTTTAGAGTATTATAGAAATACTACTCCAGAGCGTTCTCACATCCTTGAATCCTTTGAATTTGTTGAAGAGGCAGATATCGTGCATCTGTATGAAGAGAAAGAAGAGCATGAATACTATTTAATCACGGCTAAAACTAAAAAGTGTTTGAATTCACAGTTTAAAACAGATGATAACGTTTATATGAACAGCAGTTGTGGTATTAATGAGGGTGCTGAAGTTACAATCTCTTCTTCATATGGTCAGGCTTCGTTTATATTAAAACACAGCGATGATGTCAAAGAGAACTGCGTTTTAATTTATGCGGGGGCAAAAAATGTGAATCATTTAACCTCGCATAAAAGCGATGAAGCGAGTTTTTCTGCAATGTACCAAGAGGTATTAGTAACCGTTGAACTATCGTGA
- a CDS encoding flagellar biosynthetic protein FliR produces MESLIALLDENFVFPFLLLLGRVLAFVAFMPVFSHTAVSPTIRVALAFYFTVFIYPFIDVQNTITQDMFVEALISEITLGLIASFLLNIIFAAVRIIGDFVGYATALSMANMFDPSTGANEGIVSRFLYVIAILIFFETGMYEVTILMLSKSFSMVQLGTFNLFSYDGIQIAISEINRMFAFAFSFAFPLFFIGFIMDVYYGYGTKSMPAFSPFVITFQLKFLLIFLFMMFGFDIFAENFKEYFIAKFS; encoded by the coding sequence AGGAAGAGTACTGGCATTTGTTGCTTTTATGCCAGTCTTTTCTCACACCGCAGTTTCTCCAACAATTCGTGTGGCATTGGCTTTTTATTTTACAGTGTTTATTTACCCTTTTATTGACGTTCAAAACACCATCACACAAGATATGTTTGTTGAAGCACTTATCAGTGAGATCACGTTAGGTTTAATTGCCTCGTTTTTACTCAATATAATCTTCGCCGCAGTGCGTATTATTGGTGACTTTGTAGGGTATGCAACGGCACTTTCAATGGCCAATATGTTTGATCCAAGCACGGGAGCTAATGAAGGGATTGTGAGTCGATTTTTGTATGTCATTGCCATTTTAATTTTCTTTGAAACAGGGATGTACGAGGTGACCATTTTGATGCTCTCAAAAAGTTTCAGTATGGTGCAGTTAGGAACATTTAATCTCTTCTCATATGATGGTATTCAAATTGCTATATCAGAGATTAATCGCATGTTTGCTTTTGCATTCTCTTTTGCATTTCCACTCTTCTTTATTGGTTTTATTATGGATGTTTATTATGGTTATGGCACCAAATCAATGCCGGCATTCTCTCCTTTTGTTATCACATTTCAATTGAAATTTTTATTGATATTTTTATTTATGATGTTTGGCTTTGATATCTTTGCAGAGAATTTTAAAGAGTACTTTATTGCTAAATTTAGTTGA
- a CDS encoding BatD family protein, protein MIVRWIFFLLCVNTLYAQVKIFAPQSVVQDEAVVFELQASGEEITFPEISSIEGFPVQKAGTSNQITIVNGQKSKIVNKKFLFYPNRSVQIPSFEVIVDGKTYTTSVKEIELQKAQKTQNSQFDFKIVSDKTNVYLNEPIVVDYLFTYKKDDKIMELALGNMDFEHFWAKKIGDATTKEEGEHITQRLRYVLFAQQSGKLELKPARVIARLMDVGRSYSFFQRPSKQMSIYSNALQFEVEPLPKGVSIVGDFTIESNIDKAHIQASQAVTYTLHIKGEGNLEDLNDITLDIPNATVYSNDAKTTSSFENGKFLSTYTKNFSIVANESFTIPAVKIPYFLVNKKKVQYLTVQTYDITVDAPQGIQKTVTLEKKEKPVRELTKEISDYNGWVYFSFGVLSTVVVLFIGLFVRKKSNEKRVETPLIKSVKKAKSNSELIKILVPYVNKNTALDTLIFELEKNNNLDIKFKKKEIIKILKSDF, encoded by the coding sequence ATGATAGTACGATGGATTTTTTTTCTTTTATGTGTTAATACGCTTTATGCGCAAGTAAAAATATTTGCTCCTCAAAGTGTTGTACAAGATGAAGCCGTGGTCTTTGAACTGCAAGCAAGTGGTGAAGAGATTACGTTTCCTGAAATCAGTTCTATAGAAGGATTCCCTGTTCAAAAAGCGGGTACTTCTAATCAAATCACCATTGTCAATGGCCAAAAAAGTAAAATTGTCAATAAAAAATTTCTTTTTTATCCCAACAGAAGTGTTCAAATTCCCTCTTTTGAAGTTATTGTAGATGGAAAAACTTACACCACATCTGTAAAAGAAATAGAACTTCAAAAAGCACAAAAAACTCAAAACTCGCAATTTGATTTTAAAATTGTCAGCGATAAAACGAACGTTTATCTCAATGAACCCATTGTCGTGGATTATTTGTTTACATATAAAAAAGACGATAAAATCATGGAATTAGCACTTGGTAATATGGATTTTGAACACTTTTGGGCAAAGAAAATTGGGGATGCAACGACGAAAGAAGAGGGTGAACACATCACTCAAAGACTGCGTTATGTGTTGTTTGCACAACAAAGTGGAAAACTTGAGCTTAAACCTGCAAGGGTCATTGCAAGGCTTATGGATGTTGGTCGTTCGTACTCCTTTTTCCAACGTCCAAGTAAACAAATGAGTATCTATTCCAATGCTTTGCAATTTGAAGTGGAACCCTTGCCTAAGGGAGTTAGTATTGTGGGTGATTTTACAATAGAATCAAACATAGATAAAGCTCATATACAAGCTTCACAAGCCGTCACCTATACTCTTCATATTAAGGGTGAAGGGAATTTAGAAGATTTAAATGATATTACGTTAGATATTCCCAATGCTACAGTTTACTCTAATGATGCGAAAACAACGTCAAGCTTTGAAAACGGGAAGTTTCTTTCAACATACACAAAAAACTTTTCTATTGTAGCCAATGAGTCTTTTACCATTCCTGCTGTTAAGATTCCCTATTTTTTGGTTAATAAAAAAAAGGTACAATACCTAACAGTGCAAACCTATGATATAACGGTGGATGCACCTCAAGGTATTCAAAAAACCGTTACATTAGAGAAAAAAGAGAAACCAGTAAGAGAATTAACAAAAGAGATTTCTGATTATAATGGGTGGGTCTATTTTTCTTTTGGAGTATTAAGTACGGTGGTTGTCCTTTTTATTGGATTATTTGTACGTAAAAAGTCCAATGAAAAAAGAGTTGAAACCCCCCTTATTAAAAGTGTAAAAAAAGCAAAAAGTAACAGCGAGTTGATTAAAATATTGGTGCCTTATGTGAACAAAAACACCGCATTGGATACGCTGATATTTGAATTAGAAAAAAACAACAATTTAGATATAAAGTTTAAGAAAAAAGAGATTATAAAGATACTAAAATCTGATTTCTAA
- the fliI gene encoding flagellar protein export ATPase FliI gives MIDIDSFIENINEDTLILPFGRIKHISTTTITATGLEVAVGDIVKIESQQHIYSVLGMVASINSDDFAIVPFSFIDGFRIQDKVFLQKEGLSVKSGYGLLGRVVNALGEPIDNKGKVSNLEENSAINKLSMPALDRGIIDKRFSTGVKAIDSMLTSGKGQKVGIFAGSGVGKSTLMGMIVKGCEAQIKVVALIGERGREIPEFIHYNLDDNLDNTIIIAATSDESALMRKYGAFTAMAIAEFFRDKGHDVLLMMDSVTRFAMAQREIGLSTGEPPVSRGYPPSVFALLPQLMERAGNNEKGSITAFFTVLVDGDDMNDPIADQSRSILDGHIVLTRELTEQGFYPPIDLLKSASRVMDKVVDKEHYNGFLKLKRVLSLIKENEVLVRVGAYKQGMDKELDAALAKKEKIREFLTQGMQEQFGFDQIISLFKEVIND, from the coding sequence ATGATAGATATAGACAGTTTCATAGAAAATATCAATGAAGATACCTTAATTTTGCCATTTGGGCGAATCAAACACATCTCAACCACTACTATCACTGCAACAGGTTTAGAAGTTGCCGTGGGCGATATTGTAAAAATAGAATCGCAACAACATATCTACTCTGTACTTGGAATGGTGGCATCCATTAACAGCGATGATTTTGCCATTGTGCCTTTTTCGTTTATTGATGGATTTAGAATTCAAGATAAAGTCTTTTTACAAAAAGAGGGCTTATCTGTTAAAAGTGGTTATGGCCTTTTAGGACGTGTGGTGAATGCTTTGGGAGAACCCATTGATAATAAAGGAAAAGTGAGCAATCTTGAAGAGAATTCAGCGATTAATAAACTCTCCATGCCTGCACTTGATAGAGGAATTATAGACAAACGATTCTCCACAGGAGTCAAAGCCATTGATTCAATGCTGACTTCTGGTAAAGGGCAAAAAGTAGGTATTTTTGCAGGAAGTGGGGTTGGAAAATCAACACTCATGGGAATGATTGTCAAAGGGTGTGAAGCTCAAATAAAAGTGGTGGCACTCATTGGTGAACGCGGACGTGAGATTCCAGAATTTATTCACTACAATTTAGATGATAATTTAGACAACACCATTATCATTGCTGCAACGAGTGACGAATCTGCTTTAATGAGAAAATACGGGGCATTTACAGCCATGGCCATTGCCGAATTTTTCAGAGATAAAGGGCATGATGTGCTTTTAATGATGGATTCAGTGACACGATTTGCCATGGCACAACGTGAAATTGGTCTCAGTACAGGAGAACCTCCTGTAAGTCGTGGATATCCTCCTTCTGTATTTGCATTATTACCTCAATTGATGGAGAGAGCAGGAAACAATGAAAAAGGCTCTATTACGGCATTTTTTACTGTTTTAGTTGATGGAGATGATATGAATGACCCTATTGCTGATCAGAGTCGTTCAATTTTAGATGGGCATATCGTTTTAACACGAGAATTAACTGAACAAGGCTTTTATCCACCCATTGATTTATTAAAATCTGCATCAAGGGTGATGGATAAAGTGGTAGATAAAGAGCACTATAATGGATTTTTAAAGTTAAAAAGAGTATTATCGTTAATAAAAGAAAATGAAGTATTAGTAAGAGTAGGTGCATACAAACAGGGGATGGATAAAGAACTGGATGCAGCACTTGCTAAAAAGGAAAAAATCAGAGAGTTCCTCACTCAAGGGATGCAGGAACAATTTGGTTTTGACCAGATTATTAGCCTGTTTAAGGAGGTTATAAATGATTAA
- a CDS encoding HlyD family secretion protein: MKILTLILCASISLFANEYYAKLEPIESYVIKAAVSGEVVYSNEGIEGKFANNSLIVQLDSEVDTINLEQTKKKLKAYDEMVEIERKNYERLKQVTTRSDFDKDSQLRQALNLEASRADLIISMAQLKKSIENKRLVEKNRYIYNINVKEGDYVTAGTLLYEAKDMSKGKLEIFIPIAEMPLIKEKSIYLDGEQTDLKIHKAYEVADSKHISSYKVEIIVPDAQQFSRLVKVEFK; this comes from the coding sequence ATGAAAATTTTAACTCTTATTTTATGCGCAAGCATCTCTTTGTTTGCCAATGAATATTATGCGAAATTAGAACCAATAGAGAGTTATGTGATAAAAGCTGCAGTCAGTGGTGAAGTGGTTTACAGTAATGAAGGGATTGAAGGTAAGTTTGCCAATAACAGTTTGATTGTTCAACTCGATTCAGAAGTGGATACTATTAATTTAGAACAGACCAAAAAGAAGCTCAAAGCGTATGATGAAATGGTTGAAATTGAACGAAAAAATTATGAGAGACTCAAACAAGTCACCACACGTTCAGATTTTGATAAAGATTCACAACTTCGACAAGCGCTCAATTTAGAGGCGTCACGAGCAGATTTGATCATCAGTATGGCGCAGTTAAAAAAGAGCATAGAAAATAAAAGACTTGTAGAGAAAAATCGATATATCTATAATATTAATGTCAAAGAGGGCGATTATGTGACGGCAGGTACGCTGTTATACGAAGCAAAAGATATGTCAAAAGGAAAATTGGAGATTTTTATTCCCATTGCTGAGATGCCTTTGATTAAAGAGAAAAGCATCTATTTAGATGGTGAGCAAACCGATTTAAAAATACATAAAGCATATGAAGTAGCAGACTCGAAACATATTTCATCGTATAAAGTAGAGATCATTGTCCCTGATGCACAACAGTTTTCAAGGTTGGTCAAAGTTGAATTTAAATAG
- a CDS encoding MFS transporter, protein MNYRELLTNYPVVRQLSLLQVIAYFGAWFSNVAIYTMLVQFGSSALAISVVTAMHLLPAVIIAPISGVVIDKFRIKPLMFTLLLTELCMTLLFLTIDNKDELWFLMILIFIRMGSASMFFSTEMSLLPKLISGVALQKANEIHSIIWSFTFAFGMAMSGIIVNSYGVKTAIIIDALFFLVAIIVFLNIHFKIEIIHTKETFLGMIKDGFIYIKNSKVVIHLILLHASVGLTSFDALVTLLAKNEYKYVIAVPLAIGITNAVRAFALMLGPLLISNWVNKERLYYLFIFQGIAIILWGIFQFNFYIALATVFLTGFVTTTLWSMTYAFLQENVEQKYLGRVISYNDMIFMLSNVLTTLFIGVMASWVSLEVITMMLGAGFFAFALYYKRILQWI, encoded by the coding sequence TTGAACTATCGTGAATTATTAACCAATTATCCTGTGGTGCGGCAACTCTCTTTGTTGCAAGTGATTGCTTATTTTGGTGCTTGGTTTTCTAATGTTGCTATTTATACCATGCTTGTACAGTTTGGCTCTTCTGCGTTAGCTATTTCAGTTGTAACGGCCATGCATCTTTTACCCGCAGTGATCATTGCACCTATTTCTGGGGTTGTTATTGACAAATTTCGTATCAAACCATTGATGTTTACACTGCTTTTAACCGAACTTTGTATGACGCTTCTTTTTTTAACCATTGATAACAAAGATGAGTTGTGGTTTTTGATGATACTGATTTTTATTCGAATGGGCAGTGCGTCGATGTTTTTCTCAACTGAGATGTCGCTTCTCCCTAAACTCATTTCTGGTGTAGCACTGCAAAAAGCCAACGAAATTCACTCTATCATTTGGTCATTTACTTTTGCTTTTGGAATGGCAATGAGTGGTATTATTGTTAACAGTTATGGTGTAAAAACGGCTATTATTATAGATGCTTTGTTTTTTTTAGTGGCAATCATTGTCTTTTTAAATATTCATTTTAAAATTGAAATCATTCACACCAAAGAGACTTTTTTAGGCATGATTAAAGATGGTTTTATTTATATTAAAAACTCTAAAGTGGTGATTCATCTTATTTTACTGCATGCAAGTGTGGGATTGACCTCTTTTGATGCTTTGGTAACACTGCTTGCTAAAAATGAGTATAAATATGTGATTGCAGTTCCTTTAGCCATTGGTATTACCAATGCAGTTCGAGCCTTTGCTCTTATGCTGGGACCTTTACTTATCAGCAATTGGGTCAACAAAGAGAGGCTCTATTATCTGTTTATTTTTCAAGGCATTGCCATCATTTTGTGGGGCATATTTCAATTTAATTTTTATATTGCATTGGCGACCGTTTTTTTAACGGGTTTTGTTACAACAACACTGTGGTCGATGACATATGCATTTCTTCAAGAGAATGTGGAACAAAAATATTTGGGGCGTGTGATTTCATATAACGATATGATTTTTATGCTTTCAAACGTTTTGACCACACTGTTTATTGGCGTGATGGCCAGTTGGGTGAGTTTAGAGGTTATTACGATGATGTTAGGAGCAGGTTTCTTTGCCTTTGCTTTGTACTATAAAAGGATATTACAATGGATATAG
- the flhB gene encoding flagellar biosynthesis protein FlhB — translation MADNDDEKTEEPTPKKIEDAKKEGNVSKSMEVVGASTLFFGSVYLLFFSSFSMLEIQKMMRFVYSFIGQEMDSTVWYAITHTIVRTALYALMPIFALVVILTFVFNWVQFGMIMIPIKFKLEKLDPISGMKNVFSAKKGLEALKLTFKLLIIFAVMVILFLLTGDTFLAMMDKEVSASLDAMITLSMYFLSTILLIIIIFAIIDFYFTRFYYLKSLRMSKQDIKDEFKNMDGDPQVKARIRRIQMQMSAKRMMANVPDADVVITNPTHYAVALKYDSKTTSAPVVVAKGIDFIASRIKEIARENSVPIIENPSLARALHDQIEVDQQIPEEFYKAIAEIFSYVYELKKK, via the coding sequence ATGGCTGATAACGACGACGAAAAAACAGAAGAACCCACCCCAAAGAAGATTGAAGATGCGAAAAAAGAAGGTAACGTCTCTAAATCAATGGAAGTTGTAGGGGCTTCGACTTTGTTTTTTGGTTCGGTCTATTTGCTTTTTTTCTCCTCTTTTTCAATGCTTGAAATTCAAAAAATGATGCGTTTTGTTTATAGTTTTATTGGTCAAGAGATGGACAGTACGGTCTGGTATGCTATTACACACACGATTGTGCGAACAGCTTTGTATGCCTTGATGCCTATTTTTGCACTGGTGGTGATATTGACATTTGTATTTAACTGGGTGCAATTTGGCATGATTATGATTCCCATAAAATTCAAACTGGAAAAATTAGATCCCATCTCTGGAATGAAGAATGTATTCTCAGCTAAAAAAGGATTAGAGGCTTTAAAACTGACCTTTAAACTTTTGATCATATTTGCAGTGATGGTCATACTTTTTTTACTTACAGGGGACACTTTCTTGGCCATGATGGATAAAGAAGTCAGTGCTTCTTTAGATGCAATGATTACATTGAGCATGTATTTCCTCTCTACCATCCTTTTAATTATTATAATTTTCGCTATAATAGACTTTTATTTTACACGGTTTTACTATTTAAAATCATTGCGCATGAGTAAACAAGATATTAAAGATGAATTTAAAAATATGGACGGGGATCCTCAGGTAAAAGCACGAATTCGAAGAATTCAAATGCAAATGTCAGCAAAAAGAATGATGGCCAATGTTCCTGATGCCGATGTTGTTATTACTAACCCAACACACTATGCGGTTGCTTTAAAATATGATTCTAAAACAACATCCGCACCGGTGGTGGTTGCAAAAGGGATTGATTTTATTGCCAGCCGTATTAAAGAGATTGCCAGAGAAAATAGCGTACCAATTATTGAGAACCCTTCATTGGCAAGAGCATTGCATGATCAAATTGAGGTGGATCAACAAATTCCAGAAGAGTTTTATAAAGCCATTGCAGAAATTTTCTCATATGTGTATGAACTAAAAAAGAAATAA
- the flhA gene encoding flagellar biosynthesis protein FlhA encodes MNLKRIFSKDLVTVALFVAILMIIIVPLPKFALDFFLVISLSLGLLVLLISLYIQKPSDLTTFPTLILILALFRLSLNIATTRSILSEGHNGPEAVSSIISAFGEFVVGGNLVIGIIVFIILVLINFMVVTKGATRVAEVTARFTLDSMPGKQMAIDADLNAGFIDDKQAQQRRKELISEANFYGAMDGSSKFVKGDAIAGIIITLVNLVGGLLIGLFQHDMTVSQSGEIYTILTIGDGLVAQIPALILSTATAIIITRSNMDEDRFANQSISQLIKDSKSLILVGIGMILFGFVPGFPAGILMVMGLILSFIGYAIYMIEDGQNNAITNMFKSKSETKSTLHSKDLDEVKKEKIAARKPNEEQTLENIMKMEVLELKLGVRLLQLVQGNSELLDKIRGIRKSIASELGFVIPQIRISDDVNLQPDQYSLHLKRIPIIKGSVQPQKLLAMGGMGNETLKGLKVKEPVFNLDATWIDEGLKEEALMKGFTVVDAPTIISTHLSETIKKHAEDIITRQDIVEIVERLKKDFPVLIEEAMKVTSYGALLKVCKDLLHEKIPIVDMLTIIEAIADIAEFTKAPDVLLEHVRSKLYRMITERFKGTDNVLHIITIKPDLEQQFIGKLQEQHGVSQLMLSIGEINSLVTKTKELVEQIDAKGITKVAMVVDPLLRKRISEIYEKFGLQVAVLSHAELDSRANFAIEGTLQF; translated from the coding sequence ATGAATTTAAAAAGGATATTTTCAAAAGATTTAGTAACGGTTGCTCTTTTTGTAGCAATCTTGATGATCATCATCGTACCGTTACCTAAGTTTGCGCTTGACTTCTTTTTGGTGATATCTTTATCGTTGGGTCTTTTGGTTCTTTTAATATCATTGTATATTCAAAAACCATCAGACCTGACCACTTTCCCTACCTTAATCCTTATTTTGGCGCTCTTTAGACTCTCTTTGAATATTGCAACCACACGATCAATTTTAAGTGAAGGACACAATGGTCCAGAAGCTGTCAGTTCAATTATTTCTGCTTTTGGTGAGTTTGTTGTGGGTGGAAACTTGGTCATTGGTATTATTGTATTTATTATTTTGGTATTGATTAACTTTATGGTTGTCACCAAAGGTGCAACCAGAGTTGCAGAAGTTACTGCAAGATTTACACTTGATTCAATGCCCGGTAAACAAATGGCAATTGATGCGGATTTAAATGCCGGATTTATTGATGATAAACAGGCACAACAACGGCGTAAAGAGCTTATCTCTGAAGCAAACTTTTATGGAGCGATGGACGGGTCATCTAAGTTTGTTAAAGGTGATGCAATTGCTGGTATTATCATTACTTTGGTGAATTTAGTGGGGGGATTACTTATTGGTCTTTTCCAACACGATATGACCGTTTCACAAAGTGGTGAAATTTATACGATTTTAACCATTGGAGATGGACTTGTTGCTCAAATTCCTGCACTGATTTTATCAACAGCAACGGCAATTATTATCACACGTTCAAACATGGATGAAGACCGATTTGCGAACCAATCGATTTCTCAATTGATCAAAGACAGCAAATCTTTAATTCTTGTCGGTATTGGAATGATTCTGTTTGGGTTCGTACCTGGTTTCCCTGCGGGTATTTTAATGGTTATGGGGCTTATCTTGTCGTTTATTGGATACGCAATTTATATGATTGAAGATGGACAAAACAATGCTATTACAAATATGTTTAAAAGTAAAAGTGAAACCAAATCAACACTCCACAGTAAAGATTTAGATGAAGTTAAAAAAGAGAAAATTGCGGCACGTAAACCAAATGAAGAGCAGACTTTAGAAAATATCATGAAAATGGAAGTATTGGAGCTGAAATTGGGTGTTCGATTGCTTCAATTGGTACAAGGAAACTCTGAACTGCTTGATAAAATTCGAGGTATACGAAAGTCTATTGCCAGTGAATTAGGTTTTGTGATTCCTCAAATTCGTATTTCAGATGATGTGAATTTGCAACCCGATCAATATTCATTGCATCTTAAACGTATTCCAATTATCAAAGGAAGTGTGCAACCTCAAAAGCTTCTGGCTATGGGAGGTATGGGCAATGAAACACTTAAAGGTTTAAAGGTGAAAGAGCCCGTATTTAATCTGGATGCTACTTGGATTGATGAAGGCTTAAAAGAGGAAGCGTTAATGAAAGGATTTACCGTTGTTGATGCACCCACCATTATCTCAACGCACCTTTCAGAAACGATTAAAAAACATGCTGAAGATATCATTACCCGTCAAGATATTGTGGAGATAGTTGAAAGATTGAAAAAAGATTTCCCAGTCTTAATTGAAGAAGCGATGAAGGTGACCTCTTATGGAGCATTGCTTAAAGTGTGTAAAGATTTATTACACGAGAAAATACCAATTGTGGATATGCTGACCATCATTGAAGCCATTGCAGATATTGCGGAATTTACAAAAGCCCCAGATGTTTTATTGGAGCATGTGCGAAGTAAATTGTATCGAATGATCACTGAACGCTTTAAAGGAACAGATAATGTCTTGCATATTATTACCATTAAACCGGATTTAGAACAACAGTTCATTGGTAAATTGCAAGAGCAACATGGGGTATCTCAATTGATGCTCAGCATTGGTGAAATTAACTCATTAGTGACCAAAACCAAAGAGTTAGTGGAGCAAATCGATGCCAAAGGTATCACAAAAGTTGCGATGGTTGTGGATCCATTATTGAGAAAACGTATCTCCGAAATTTATGAAAAATTTGGTCTTCAAGTAGCCGTTTTAAGTCATGCTGAGTTGGATTCACGAGCAAATTTTGCTATTGAAGGCACCTTACAATTTTAA